A part of Marinomonas rhizomae genomic DNA contains:
- the uxuA gene encoding mannonate dehydratase, with protein MEHTWRWFGPNDETTLTDIRQTGATGVVTALHEIPNGDVWPVEVIKARKAMIESHSLRWSVVESVPVHEDIKKRTGNYQEYIQNYKQTLLNLAECGIDTVCYNFMPVLDWTRTDLDYELPDGSRALRFDQTAFAAFELYILERKGAESDYSDEEKAQAKVFMENLKEDDKNRLVANIIAGLPGSEESYTIEQFRSKLDEYAGIDKDTLREHLKLFLEEIVPAAEQGGLRLAIHPDDPPRPILGLPRVVSVKDDIEWLLGAVPSPVNGITLCTGSYGVRADNDLVDMVQRFGSNIFFTHLRSTKREEVAGSFHEASHLGGDVDMVGVVRALLVEEKKRNDNNAPSLIPMRPDHGHQILNDLDKNSKPGYSKLGRMKGLAEVRGLELGLKSTL; from the coding sequence ATGGAACATACTTGGCGTTGGTTTGGACCAAATGATGAAACGACGTTGACGGACATTCGTCAAACAGGCGCGACGGGGGTTGTGACCGCGTTGCATGAAATCCCTAATGGCGACGTTTGGCCAGTAGAAGTGATTAAAGCACGTAAAGCCATGATCGAATCGCATTCACTGCGCTGGTCTGTGGTTGAAAGTGTGCCAGTGCACGAAGACATCAAAAAGCGTACTGGTAATTATCAAGAGTACATTCAAAACTACAAGCAAACCCTTCTGAACTTAGCGGAATGTGGTATCGATACGGTGTGCTACAACTTCATGCCAGTATTGGATTGGACGCGTACGGATTTGGATTATGAACTTCCAGATGGTTCTCGTGCATTGCGTTTTGATCAAACGGCGTTTGCTGCATTTGAACTCTATATTCTAGAGCGCAAAGGTGCAGAATCTGACTACAGTGATGAAGAAAAAGCGCAAGCGAAAGTTTTCATGGAAAACTTAAAAGAAGACGATAAAAACCGCTTGGTAGCGAACATCATTGCCGGTCTTCCTGGCTCAGAAGAGAGCTACACGATTGAGCAGTTCCGTTCTAAATTAGACGAATACGCTGGCATCGACAAAGACACACTTCGTGAACACCTGAAGTTGTTCTTAGAAGAAATTGTACCAGCAGCAGAGCAGGGCGGTTTGCGACTAGCGATTCACCCAGATGATCCACCACGTCCAATTCTTGGTTTACCACGCGTTGTCTCTGTCAAAGACGACATCGAATGGTTGCTTGGTGCAGTGCCAAGTCCTGTGAACGGTATTACTCTTTGTACTGGTTCTTACGGTGTGCGTGCAGACAACGACTTGGTCGACATGGTGCAACGTTTTGGTTCCAATATCTTCTTCACACATTTAAGATCCACCAAACGTGAAGAAGTGGCAGGCAGCTTTCATGAAGCGTCCCACCTTGGTGGTGATGTAGACATGGTTGGCGTAGTTCGCGCATTGCTTGTTGAAGAGAAAAAGCGTAACGACAACAACGCACCGAGCCTGATCCCAATGCGACCAGACCACGGTCATCAAATCCTGAATGACCTAGATAAAAACTCGAAACCGGGTTACTCGAAACTAGGCCGAATGAAAGGCTTGGCGGAAGTTCGTGGTTTAGAGTTGGGCCTTAAAAGTACGTTGTAA
- a CDS encoding DUF3024 domain-containing protein, protein MAISEFEIKRTESELEKYLAKHRPPAHIRHQLDIGYRISGQSVELFEIRPHWKIADLKIETPVAKATFVKTKGYWKVFWMRQDLKWHRYDVNHEVSRIEVFLQMVSEDEHACFFG, encoded by the coding sequence ATGGCTATCAGTGAATTTGAGATAAAACGTACCGAATCTGAGCTAGAGAAGTATCTTGCTAAGCATCGTCCTCCTGCCCACATTAGACATCAATTAGATATTGGATACCGTATATCTGGACAAAGCGTAGAGTTATTTGAAATTCGACCGCATTGGAAGATAGCGGATTTAAAAATTGAAACGCCGGTTGCTAAAGCTACGTTTGTAAAAACGAAAGGTTATTGGAAGGTGTTTTGGATGCGCCAAGATCTGAAATGGCACAGATACGATGTAAACCACGAAGTCAGTAGAATAGAGGTTTTTTTGCAAATGGTAAGCGAGGATGAACACGCTTGCTTCTTCGGGTGA
- a CDS encoding LysR substrate-binding domain-containing protein, with product MSNNHAKRRLPPLGALTAFEAAARHQSFSRAAQELHLTHGAISRAVAQIEERIGVELFVRRNRRVYLTTAGQRLLKTTSESLDALSHTVEEIHRHNSASPFLTVSCEPSLAMRWLMPRLGAFRELCPGLNIDLRMAGGSIDLLSENCDIAIRRMDFKVKADYQVTRLCSELAGPVCSKAYWESVQQDLNKASWLHSRTRPNAWDEWKSAYGMEKMIPNNEQHFDHFFYTLQAAQDQLGIAIGSAPLVSDDLKIQRLIAPLGMQPTGCDYALLTLDELNSDPRIAAFSNWLLEQVTR from the coding sequence GTGAGTAATAATCACGCAAAAAGGCGACTGCCTCCTTTGGGGGCTTTGACAGCGTTCGAAGCGGCAGCAAGACATCAAAGCTTCTCTCGCGCGGCACAGGAACTTCATTTAACCCACGGAGCAATTAGTCGAGCGGTAGCGCAAATAGAAGAGCGCATAGGCGTTGAGTTATTTGTGCGTCGTAATCGTCGGGTTTATCTCACCACCGCAGGGCAGCGATTGTTAAAAACAACGTCGGAAAGCCTAGATGCACTCAGTCATACCGTGGAAGAAATTCATCGGCATAATAGTGCGTCGCCATTCTTGACCGTATCTTGTGAGCCCAGTCTGGCAATGCGCTGGCTAATGCCACGACTAGGTGCGTTTAGAGAGCTGTGTCCTGGCCTAAATATCGACTTAAGGATGGCGGGTGGTTCGATTGATTTGCTGTCGGAGAATTGTGATATCGCTATTCGCCGCATGGATTTCAAAGTTAAGGCTGATTATCAAGTTACAAGGCTCTGTTCTGAATTGGCAGGCCCTGTTTGTTCTAAAGCCTATTGGGAAAGTGTGCAGCAAGACTTAAATAAAGCCAGCTGGTTACATAGTCGGACTCGGCCAAATGCTTGGGATGAATGGAAAAGTGCTTATGGTATGGAGAAAATGATTCCAAACAATGAGCAACACTTTGATCATTTCTTTTACACCTTACAGGCGGCGCAAGATCAACTCGGCATCGCTATCGGCTCTGCGCCTTTGGTTTCTGATGATCTAAAAATACAGCGTCTTATTGCGCCATTAGGCATGCAGCCGACAGGGTGTGATTACGCTTTATTAACCCTTGACGAACTAAACTCAGATCCCAGAATCGCGGCATTTTCTAATTGGTTGCTAGAGCAAGTTACTCGCTAG
- a CDS encoding sarcosine oxidase subunit beta family protein — translation MQHYSGFGLLKHSFSHHENWQRVWRNPTPKKKYDVIIVGGGGHGLATAYYLAKQFGVTNVAVIEKGFLGGGNTARNTTIVRSNYLWDESAHLYEHAMKLWEGLSQDLNYNVMFSQRGCLNLGHTLQDMRDIERRVNANRLNGIDGEVLDAKQVNEIVPILDCSGNARYPVMGASWQPRAGVARHDAVAWGFARGADMHGVDLIQQTEVVDFIIEDGTVTGVKTDRYGDIMADKVGCVVAGHSGYMAAKAGFALPLESHPLQALVSEPIKPILDTVVMSNHVHGYASQSDKGDLVIGAGIDSYVGYGQRGSYPTIEHTIQAIVEMFPIFSRVRMNRQWGGIVDTCPDACPIISKTPVKNLFFNCGWGTGGFKATPGSGHVFAASLAKGEMHEMAAPFSMFRFHNGALIDEHGAAGVAH, via the coding sequence ATGCAGCATTATTCAGGCTTTGGGTTGTTAAAGCACAGTTTTAGCCATCACGAAAATTGGCAGCGGGTGTGGCGTAATCCAACCCCTAAAAAGAAATACGATGTGATCATCGTAGGTGGCGGCGGACACGGTTTAGCAACAGCTTACTATTTAGCAAAGCAGTTTGGTGTTACGAATGTAGCAGTCATTGAGAAAGGCTTTCTAGGTGGCGGTAATACGGCACGTAATACGACGATCGTTCGATCTAACTATCTATGGGACGAGTCTGCGCATTTGTATGAGCATGCGATGAAATTATGGGAAGGTCTATCTCAAGATCTTAACTACAATGTCATGTTCTCTCAACGCGGCTGTTTAAACCTAGGTCACACATTACAAGATATGCGTGACATTGAGCGTCGTGTAAATGCTAACCGTTTAAACGGTATTGATGGCGAAGTACTGGATGCGAAGCAAGTGAACGAAATCGTTCCAATTCTAGATTGCTCTGGTAATGCTCGTTACCCTGTTATGGGTGCTTCTTGGCAGCCGCGTGCGGGTGTTGCTCGTCACGATGCTGTAGCTTGGGGTTTTGCTCGTGGTGCGGACATGCACGGTGTTGATCTAATTCAACAAACTGAAGTCGTTGATTTTATCATTGAAGACGGCACAGTAACTGGCGTAAAAACGGATCGTTACGGCGATATTATGGCAGATAAAGTAGGTTGTGTTGTCGCAGGACATTCAGGCTATATGGCTGCAAAAGCAGGTTTTGCATTACCGCTTGAGTCACATCCTCTACAGGCATTAGTATCTGAACCGATCAAGCCAATCTTAGATACAGTAGTAATGTCTAACCATGTACATGGTTACGCATCACAGTCTGATAAAGGTGATTTGGTAATCGGTGCAGGCATCGACAGCTATGTTGGCTATGGTCAGCGTGGTTCTTACCCAACTATTGAGCATACTATACAGGCGATTGTGGAAATGTTCCCGATCTTCAGCCGTGTACGTATGAACCGTCAATGGGGTGGTATCGTTGATACATGTCCTGATGCATGTCCTATTATCTCTAAAACACCAGTGAAGAATTTATTTTTCAACTGTGGTTGGGGTACGGGTGGCTTTAAAGCAACACCTGGTTCTGGTCACGTATTTGCTGCTTCTTTGGCAAAAGGTGAAATGCATGAGATGGCGGCGCCATTCTCAATGTTCCGATTCCACAACGGCGCGCTTATCGATGAGCACGGCGCAGCTGGTGTAGCACACTAA
- a CDS encoding AraC family transcriptional regulator has translation MQPSLPTSQFNESRHDMVNELLSGVRLKGLEYRRVEISAPFGLKYGEGADTKLAYFHFIGQGSVLLRTKSGAVHKLACGDAVLLPCAGAHDIYSEDGVPLVSIDAFEKVSLCDASSEIRACDTEICRSKDNYIFSCAMEFNLGWLHPLAHLKPEVMHIETVPDYDPQIPAILDVMTKELKAKRPGYSVILTRLADVVAAAILRRWVEVGCDVCGWVEAMRDPKLAQVLSALHHDPGRQWSVADMASEMGVSRSVFAERFTELTHSTPQQYLGNLRMRLASQWISQDNLNLDEIADRLGYSSTASFSRAFKRMTGISPGAVRNGLLPEL, from the coding sequence ATGCAACCTTCTTTACCCACTAGCCAATTCAATGAAAGCCGACACGACATGGTGAACGAGCTTCTGTCCGGTGTTCGTCTTAAAGGCCTTGAATATCGGCGTGTCGAAATTTCAGCGCCATTTGGCCTGAAATATGGTGAAGGAGCCGATACAAAATTGGCGTACTTTCATTTTATTGGCCAAGGTTCAGTATTACTTCGAACCAAGAGTGGTGCAGTACACAAACTTGCCTGTGGTGATGCTGTATTGCTGCCTTGTGCTGGAGCGCACGATATTTATAGCGAAGACGGCGTGCCATTAGTCAGTATCGATGCCTTTGAAAAAGTATCACTGTGTGATGCCTCCTCTGAAATCCGTGCTTGTGATACCGAAATCTGTAGATCAAAAGACAACTATATTTTCAGTTGTGCGATGGAGTTCAACTTAGGCTGGCTTCATCCACTAGCCCATTTGAAGCCCGAAGTCATGCATATTGAAACCGTGCCCGATTACGACCCTCAAATCCCGGCTATTCTAGATGTCATGACCAAAGAACTAAAGGCCAAACGACCTGGATATAGCGTCATTTTAACAAGGCTTGCCGATGTCGTGGCCGCTGCGATTTTACGTCGTTGGGTAGAAGTTGGATGCGATGTGTGTGGCTGGGTTGAAGCCATGCGCGACCCCAAATTGGCACAGGTTTTATCCGCCCTACACCATGACCCAGGTCGACAATGGTCGGTAGCAGATATGGCTTCCGAAATGGGCGTTTCACGGTCTGTCTTTGCTGAGCGCTTTACCGAATTAACCCACTCCACACCACAGCAATACCTAGGCAATCTGCGCATGCGACTCGCAAGCCAATGGATCAGCCAAGACAACCTGAATCTTGACGAAATCGCAGATCGCCTTGGCTATAGCTCAACAGCATCTTTTAGTAGGGCCTTCAAACGAATGACAGGCATCTCCCCCGGTGCGGTTAGAAATGGCCTTCTTCCAGAGCTTTGA
- a CDS encoding sarcosine oxidase subunit delta, whose product MFYIYCPYCGEHREEEEFHNQGQAHIERPADPDSCSDEEWGNYMFFRKNPRGLHHEIWVHAAGCRKFFNVTRHTVTYEIKEVYKMGEQPKVVAE is encoded by the coding sequence ATGTTTTATATTTATTGCCCTTACTGTGGTGAACACCGCGAAGAAGAAGAGTTCCATAACCAAGGCCAAGCTCATATTGAGCGCCCAGCAGATCCTGATTCTTGCTCGGATGAAGAGTGGGGGAACTACATGTTCTTCCGTAAGAATCCTCGTGGTTTACATCATGAAATTTGGGTTCACGCGGCAGGCTGTCGTAAGTTCTTCAACGTTACTCGACACACAGTAACGTATGAAATTAAAGAAGTTTACAAAATGGGTGAGCAACCTAAAGTAGTTGCAGAGTAA
- a CDS encoding FAD:protein FMN transferase — MSTSIKSGFNVTKVAGFSTILMTTFLVGCSEPPKLETVEGYAQGTTYQISFWSEDAVPVTEVQTAFNDTLAQIDKELSTYRPDSFISKFNRSPSVAWQPVSQDFVELVQIAQDIHAKSEGCYDPTIGPLFDLWGFKTDKLHVPTPEELTALKSELGIEKIEVDEENMRVRKTRPFLQLDFSSMGEGYTIGKLSHELESKGYDNYMVQFGGDMKIKGHKPNGDKWRVAIQSPIPSADGAPKVYKVITVKNEEGVTLDTSGTYNRHFDDNGVEYSHIINPSTGKPITHDLVSASVFGTDPRISDAWATTMLCLGPVEGAKIAKEENLDVFFIERKNDKLVNSSSAALLKTDKVKFD; from the coding sequence ATGTCTACTTCGATAAAATCTGGTTTTAACGTAACCAAGGTTGCAGGCTTTAGTACTATTCTAATGACAACGTTTTTAGTGGGTTGCAGTGAGCCACCAAAACTGGAAACGGTTGAAGGTTATGCCCAAGGCACAACTTACCAAATCAGTTTTTGGTCTGAAGACGCCGTTCCTGTCACAGAGGTTCAAACCGCATTTAACGATACCCTTGCTCAAATAGACAAAGAGCTTTCTACCTATCGTCCAGATTCTTTTATTTCCAAATTTAACCGCAGCCCTTCTGTGGCTTGGCAACCCGTCTCTCAGGATTTTGTAGAGCTTGTTCAAATCGCCCAAGACATACACGCCAAATCAGAAGGTTGTTACGATCCAACTATAGGGCCTTTGTTCGATTTATGGGGCTTTAAAACCGACAAACTTCACGTACCAACACCAGAGGAATTAACCGCCCTAAAATCTGAACTTGGGATAGAAAAGATAGAAGTCGACGAAGAAAATATGCGCGTACGCAAAACTCGCCCTTTTTTGCAGCTTGATTTTTCTTCTATGGGCGAAGGCTACACCATTGGCAAGTTAAGTCATGAATTAGAATCCAAAGGCTACGATAATTACATGGTGCAATTTGGTGGCGATATGAAAATCAAAGGACACAAGCCAAATGGCGACAAATGGCGAGTCGCAATCCAAAGCCCTATTCCTTCTGCTGACGGCGCACCAAAAGTCTATAAAGTCATCACAGTGAAAAACGAAGAAGGCGTCACGCTTGATACGTCAGGCACTTATAACCGTCACTTCGACGATAATGGCGTGGAGTATTCGCACATAATCAACCCAAGCACAGGCAAGCCAATCACTCATGACCTTGTTTCGGCGTCGGTATTCGGTACTGATCCTAGAATAAGCGATGCATGGGCAACCACCATGTTGTGCCTTGGTCCAGTTGAAGGTGCAAAAATCGCCAAAGAGGAAAACTTAGACGTTTTCTTTATCGAAAGAAAGAACGACAAGTTGGTGAACTCCAGTAGTGCCGCTTTGCTAAAAACAGACAAAGTAAAATTTGATTAA
- a CDS encoding mannitol dehydrogenase family protein, producing the protein MITIKTTKTLYAPDKVDVGIIHIGLGAFHRAHQAVYIEKNLNRHQGGDWGICAVNIRSNSQLVDELKDNGCRYHIAEYQDSQNVELREINAIRDALFAGTDKEPLFAKLVSPKTKIVTLTVTEKGYYLAPADKTLRQDDPSIQHDIQNPTAPKTAPGILVEALYRRKESGLEPFTILSCDNMPENGRLTRQVVCDLAALRSAELAQWIQDNVAFPSSMVDRIVPAMSDDSRERLQKELQCDDQNAVMCEAFSQWVVEDNFPQGRPDWENDGVQMVEDVHPFETMKLRLLNGSHSLLAYVGLAAKHKTVAQAVADEKFANLIRHYMSCEASPTLDLPEEVQVQTYIESLVSRFANDSLQHQLSQIAMDGSQKIPQRWLNGAEERLAKGAKQDDLNATALGVAAWLFYVRGADLEGNQHKVDDPMAQTLSELHARCSDPESLVSEALKLNDIFSTEISQSEIFSNAVLSAYQTIISSGVAECLSFNSRLLNNNTANFGG; encoded by the coding sequence ATGATTACCATAAAAACAACAAAGACCTTATACGCACCTGACAAGGTGGATGTTGGCATTATTCACATCGGCTTGGGCGCCTTTCATCGTGCACATCAAGCGGTTTATATAGAGAAAAACCTTAATCGACATCAAGGTGGCGATTGGGGGATTTGTGCGGTAAATATTCGCTCGAATAGCCAATTGGTCGATGAGCTGAAAGACAATGGTTGCCGCTATCATATTGCCGAATACCAAGACAGCCAGAACGTCGAGTTGCGCGAGATCAACGCGATTCGTGATGCACTATTTGCTGGTACTGATAAAGAGCCGTTGTTTGCCAAGCTCGTTTCGCCAAAAACCAAGATCGTGACCTTAACTGTCACTGAAAAAGGCTATTACTTGGCACCAGCGGATAAAACACTGCGCCAAGATGATCCAAGTATTCAGCACGATATACAGAACCCAACCGCGCCAAAAACCGCACCGGGAATCTTGGTTGAAGCCTTGTACCGCCGAAAAGAATCTGGTTTAGAACCATTCACTATCTTGTCATGTGACAACATGCCAGAGAATGGTCGTTTAACTCGCCAAGTGGTTTGTGATCTAGCCGCTCTGCGTTCGGCTGAACTGGCGCAATGGATTCAAGATAATGTGGCTTTTCCTAGCTCTATGGTCGACAGAATCGTACCAGCCATGTCGGATGATTCTCGTGAACGTTTACAGAAAGAGCTGCAATGCGACGATCAAAATGCCGTGATGTGTGAAGCCTTTAGCCAATGGGTAGTAGAAGACAACTTCCCACAAGGTCGTCCAGATTGGGAAAACGATGGTGTACAAATGGTGGAAGACGTTCATCCATTTGAAACCATGAAACTTCGTTTATTAAACGGCAGTCATTCTTTGTTGGCGTATGTTGGCTTAGCCGCTAAGCATAAAACCGTGGCACAAGCCGTTGCGGATGAAAAATTCGCTAACTTGATTCGTCACTATATGAGCTGTGAAGCTTCGCCAACGTTGGACTTGCCTGAAGAAGTGCAAGTGCAAACCTACATTGAAAGTCTGGTGAGCCGCTTTGCTAATGACAGTCTGCAGCATCAGTTGTCACAAATTGCGATGGATGGCTCACAGAAAATTCCTCAGCGCTGGTTAAATGGCGCGGAAGAACGTTTAGCGAAAGGGGCGAAACAGGACGACCTTAATGCGACAGCGTTAGGTGTAGCGGCATGGCTATTTTATGTTCGCGGTGCTGATCTAGAAGGTAATCAGCACAAGGTTGATGACCCAATGGCGCAAACACTAAGCGAACTCCATGCTCGTTGTTCTGACCCAGAAAGCTTGGTTAGCGAAGCCCTAAAACTCAACGATATTTTTTCAACAGAAATCAGCCAAAGCGAGATTTTTTCTAATGCTGTGCTGAGCGCATATCAAACAATTATTTCAAGCGGTGTTGCGGAATGTTTGTCATTCAATAGCAGACTATTAAATAACAACACAGCGAATTTCGGAGGATAG
- a CDS encoding MFS transporter, which yields MTNTVNEPSMQTKETPAWWAVIAMTLGVFGLVTAEFLPASLLTPMASDLSITEGMAGQAVSATAILAVVASLLTATVTRRIDRRYVLLGFSVLLIISSALVALAPNFFLLLAGRVLLGIALGGFWTMAAAVVMRLVPDKDIPRALAIMFSGVSAATIFAAPLGSYLGGTIGWRNVFWLVALLGVLVLFVQLATLPKMPPRGRATLGTLIAVMNRPRMKFGLIMLVLIFTGHFALFTYVRPFLENVTGVATAGISGILLGFGVANFIGTHLAGALIARSLRLTLTLAPLIIGLAGIGMVSIQGAIAPTAVLVAIWGMAFGGVPVGWSTWITRSVPDEAESGGGLLVAAIQVGIATGAAAGGLVFDTSGALGVFSIAALILLAASLFVSIGLRTKPSPVAKNI from the coding sequence ATGACGAATACCGTAAATGAACCATCCATGCAGACAAAAGAAACACCTGCCTGGTGGGCTGTGATAGCCATGACGTTAGGGGTTTTTGGGTTGGTCACGGCAGAGTTTTTGCCTGCTAGCCTTCTTACTCCGATGGCGTCAGACCTTTCCATTACCGAAGGCATGGCTGGCCAAGCGGTTTCGGCTACTGCTATTTTGGCGGTTGTTGCCAGCCTTTTAACGGCTACCGTGACCCGCAGAATAGATCGTCGATACGTATTGCTGGGCTTCTCTGTGTTATTAATTATCTCAAGCGCTTTGGTTGCGCTTGCTCCGAACTTCTTCTTGCTGCTGGCTGGTCGGGTATTACTTGGTATCGCGCTTGGTGGTTTCTGGACTATGGCGGCCGCTGTTGTCATGCGCTTGGTTCCCGATAAAGACATTCCTCGTGCGCTGGCTATTATGTTTAGTGGGGTGTCGGCGGCGACGATTTTTGCGGCACCGCTTGGCAGTTACCTCGGTGGTACTATTGGCTGGCGTAATGTCTTTTGGCTTGTTGCTTTACTAGGTGTTCTGGTTCTTTTCGTCCAGCTTGCGACCTTACCGAAAATGCCTCCACGTGGGCGAGCGACATTGGGTACATTGATAGCAGTGATGAATCGACCTCGAATGAAGTTTGGCCTAATAATGTTGGTGCTGATTTTTACGGGACATTTCGCTTTATTCACATACGTACGACCCTTCCTTGAAAACGTAACAGGTGTGGCTACGGCGGGTATTTCTGGCATTTTGTTGGGCTTTGGCGTGGCGAACTTCATTGGGACTCACCTAGCCGGTGCGTTAATTGCGCGATCTCTGCGTCTTACTTTAACCCTTGCACCATTGATCATTGGCTTAGCTGGAATAGGGATGGTTAGCATTCAGGGCGCTATCGCTCCAACCGCTGTATTGGTAGCGATTTGGGGGATGGCGTTTGGTGGCGTGCCTGTTGGTTGGTCAACTTGGATTACACGTAGTGTGCCGGACGAAGCCGAAAGCGGTGGTGGGCTTTTAGTTGCGGCTATTCAGGTTGGGATTGCAACCGGTGCTGCCGCGGGCGGATTAGTGTTTGATACAAGTGGTGCGTTGGGTGTCTTTAGTATCGCTGCTTTGATACTTCTGGCGGCTTCCTTGTTTGTCTCAATCGGCTTGAGAACTAAGCCCTCGCCAGTCGCAAAAAACATTTGA
- a CDS encoding gamma-glutamylcyclotransferase family protein codes for MHKIFVFGTLKEGFPNFKTNKGVRYRGDFETKQGYPLYLVGERFSPWLILQAGKGSPVKGQVFDVSDDILAQMDTLERITATDGYRKVSISVVCLESGDEINVLVYGKPPEMLNGAKVMQELAGEYLLEHAALYRSRMSD; via the coding sequence GTGCACAAGATTTTTGTATTTGGAACATTGAAAGAAGGCTTTCCTAACTTCAAAACAAATAAAGGCGTTCGTTATCGAGGCGATTTTGAAACCAAACAGGGTTATCCGTTATACCTAGTTGGTGAGCGATTTTCGCCTTGGCTAATATTGCAAGCAGGCAAAGGGAGCCCGGTGAAAGGGCAAGTGTTTGATGTGTCAGACGACATCTTGGCGCAAATGGATACACTGGAAAGAATCACGGCGACAGACGGTTATCGTAAAGTGAGTATCTCTGTGGTTTGTCTTGAATCAGGTGATGAAATAAACGTCTTAGTCTATGGCAAGCCGCCAGAAATGTTAAATGGCGCGAAAGTTATGCAAGAGCTAGCCGGAGAATATTTGCTTGAACATGCGGCTCTGTATCGTAGCCGCATGTCGGATTGA
- a CDS encoding LysE family translocator, producing MLNIDQFELYSVAVITLLAVISPGPDFAMVSKTSLLKGRQEGILCAFGISAAISVHLAYTLLGLGVVFANNIWVINTLRYLGAMYLIWLGISALWPDIKAIVFDSQSRKTSELSKNKVSLQNKVTRHNSAFWSGFACNALNPKTMLFIVSLFSQVISADTSLLMELGYGAYIALAHFLWFALVACLLTSASIQQKVMIFKIWIERVTGLLMASLGLRLLIDLPLNTNTQ from the coding sequence ATGTTAAACATCGATCAATTTGAGTTGTATTCTGTTGCTGTCATCACCCTATTGGCCGTCATAAGCCCAGGGCCAGATTTTGCCATGGTGTCAAAAACCTCATTACTAAAAGGACGACAAGAGGGAATTTTATGCGCGTTCGGAATAAGTGCCGCTATTAGCGTACATTTGGCTTATACGCTCTTAGGGCTGGGTGTGGTCTTTGCCAACAATATATGGGTTATAAATACGCTGCGTTACCTTGGCGCCATGTACCTTATTTGGCTAGGCATTTCTGCCCTATGGCCCGATATAAAAGCAATCGTTTTTGACTCACAATCTAGAAAGACATCAGAACTATCAAAAAATAAAGTCTCACTTCAAAACAAAGTAACTAGACACAACTCTGCATTTTGGTCTGGTTTTGCCTGTAACGCACTCAACCCAAAAACCATGTTGTTCATCGTATCCTTGTTTAGCCAAGTTATTTCTGCTGATACCTCTTTATTGATGGAGCTTGGCTATGGCGCTTATATCGCTTTAGCGCATTTTCTCTGGTTTGCACTGGTCGCATGCTTACTCACGTCAGCAAGCATCCAACAAAAAGTAATGATTTTTAAGATATGGATCGAACGGGTGACAGGTTTACTAATGGCATCACTCGGATTGCGGCTATTAATAGACTTACCTTTAAACACTAATACCCAATGA
- a CDS encoding helix-turn-helix transcriptional regulator — MRKSDRLFQLTNILRKHQPITAKQLAEKLMVSERTIYRYVDDLSLSGIPVYGEPGVGYRLLEGFELPPLQLTPSELEALIAGVSFTASLTGKKFAASAHSLLSKIEAALPKKSKMISSEDRVIRMPLRHRESEVYKVWGDIHSAIESGCWLNIGYNSLSEIATSRVVFPLGLFYWGGRWTLGGWCQLRGDYRDFRLDRITKLNHCEHASALPEDVSLSAYIEFKSAKID, encoded by the coding sequence GTGCGAAAATCAGACAGGCTGTTTCAGTTAACGAATATTCTGCGTAAGCATCAACCAATTACAGCGAAGCAGTTAGCCGAAAAGTTGATGGTGTCAGAAAGAACTATCTATCGCTATGTGGATGATTTGTCTTTATCTGGAATACCCGTTTATGGCGAGCCTGGTGTTGGGTATCGTTTGCTAGAGGGGTTCGAGCTACCCCCCTTACAATTGACGCCGAGTGAACTGGAGGCGTTGATTGCTGGCGTGAGTTTCACGGCGTCTTTGACTGGAAAGAAATTTGCAGCTTCAGCACATTCTTTATTGTCAAAAATTGAGGCAGCATTGCCTAAAAAATCAAAGATGATTTCTAGTGAAGATCGAGTGATTAGGATGCCTTTAAGGCACAGAGAATCTGAAGTCTATAAGGTATGGGGGGATATTCATTCAGCGATAGAATCAGGGTGCTGGCTGAATATTGGTTATAACTCACTTTCAGAAATCGCGACATCGAGAGTTGTATTTCCTTTAGGGTTATTTTACTGGGGGGGGCGATGGACATTAGGCGGTTGGTGCCAGCTGCGTGGTGACTACAGAGATTTTAGATTGGACCGCATAACTAAATTAAATCATTGTGAACATGCGAGTGCTTTGCCAGAAGATGTTTCTTTGTCTGCATACATTGAATTTAAAAGTGCGAAAATTGACTGA